A genomic segment from Alteribacillus bidgolensis encodes:
- a CDS encoding (Fe-S)-binding protein, translating into MNDLKTLQEKLQYDKTFDCVQCGYCLPACPTYETMEKETHSPRGRINLVKMAAEGKTSLEDLEEPIEKCLGCMACTTVCPTNVQYGAILEGAKETLEDNKEKSKRSEKTEEFLFRSFFPSSKWMNRLGNATWLYQATGLQKVARSLCLTAMAPLHLGEFEKVIPSQPSPSKRKKRLQRVEPEGTPAAKIAFFTGCVMDSVFFEINQQTIELMKLSGAEVILPEHQTCCGALHAHSGKVGLSKELAMENIKAFEDENIDYIVNNAGGCGARLIEYDHLFEEGTKWHRRAKAFTEKVKDISEVLVELDALEFSAPVEKLVTYQPSCHMTNVQRVTKPPRQLIEQVPGVKLREMNNPDFCCGSAGVYNIVNYEDSMEILNKKMEDVNKTNPEVIVTTNPGCLLQMKLGVEREGKSGEVQAFHLVELLMEASPRPKK; encoded by the coding sequence ATGAATGATTTAAAAACACTTCAAGAAAAATTGCAATACGATAAAACATTTGATTGTGTTCAATGCGGCTACTGTCTGCCTGCTTGTCCAACCTATGAAACAATGGAAAAAGAAACCCATTCACCGAGAGGGAGAATTAATCTGGTTAAAATGGCTGCTGAAGGTAAAACTTCTCTAGAGGATTTAGAAGAACCCATTGAAAAGTGTTTGGGATGTATGGCATGCACAACTGTTTGTCCAACAAACGTGCAGTACGGAGCTATTTTAGAAGGGGCAAAAGAAACTCTAGAGGACAATAAAGAAAAGTCAAAGAGAAGCGAGAAAACAGAAGAATTTTTGTTCCGATCATTCTTCCCTTCCTCTAAATGGATGAATAGGTTAGGAAATGCCACCTGGCTTTACCAGGCAACAGGCTTGCAAAAAGTCGCTCGTTCTCTGTGTTTGACTGCGATGGCTCCATTACACTTAGGGGAATTTGAAAAAGTTATCCCTTCGCAGCCTTCCCCGTCTAAAAGAAAAAAACGGTTGCAGCGTGTGGAACCAGAAGGAACCCCTGCTGCGAAAATCGCCTTTTTTACCGGTTGCGTGATGGACAGCGTCTTTTTTGAAATTAATCAACAAACAATAGAATTAATGAAGCTTTCAGGTGCGGAAGTTATATTGCCAGAACATCAGACATGCTGTGGTGCTCTACATGCTCATTCGGGCAAGGTTGGATTATCGAAAGAACTTGCGATGGAAAATATTAAAGCTTTTGAAGATGAGAATATTGATTATATTGTGAACAACGCCGGGGGATGCGGTGCTCGTTTGATAGAATACGATCACTTATTTGAAGAAGGCACAAAGTGGCATCGACGTGCAAAAGCTTTTACCGAAAAAGTAAAAGACATATCTGAAGTGTTGGTGGAACTTGATGCATTGGAGTTTTCTGCACCTGTAGAAAAATTAGTAACCTATCAACCTTCTTGTCACATGACAAACGTGCAGCGCGTAACGAAGCCGCCTCGTCAATTAATAGAACAGGTGCCGGGGGTTAAGCTGCGTGAAATGAATAACCCTGATTTCTGCTGCGGTTCGGCGGGTGTTTATAATATTGTAAATTACGAAGATTCCATGGAAATTTTAAATAAAAAAATGGAAGATGTGAATAAAACGAATCCAGAAGTGATTGTTACGACAAATCCTGGCTGTTTACTGCAAATGAAACTAGGAGTAGAGCGAGAAGGAAAAAGCGGCGAGGTTCAGGCCTTTCATCTAGTAGAATTATTGATGGAAGCTTCTCCTCGCCCTAAGAAATAA
- a CDS encoding glycerol-3-phosphate dehydrogenase/oxidase, giving the protein MNTFSNKHRQKVTEQLTCEEFDVLVIGGGITGSGIALDAATRGMKTALVEMQDFAAGTSSRSTKLVHGGLRYLKQFEVKMVAEVGKERAVVYENAPHVTVPEWMMLPLHKNGNFGPLSTSIGLRIYDFLAGVKRSERRKMLNREETLKKAPLLKKEKLLGSGYYVEYRTDDARLTIEAAKEAVQNGASLINYTKVTDFLYEDGKAAGVVVEDLWTGETYQIRARKIINAAGPWVDTLRSKDGAKHGKHLRLTKGIHLVFDQSVFPLNQAVYFDTPDGRMVFAIPRDGKTYAGTTDTVYEGDPAHPKMTVEDRQYVLDSINYMFPDVKISVEDVESSWAGLRPLIYEEGKDPSEISRKDEVWEHDSGILTIAGGKLTGYRKMAEIVVDKVSKKLKEEYGIVYQPCQTKQWPLSGGNVGGSSNFKSFVEEKIKAGLQIGLSEQEAESLAKMYGSNVDVLFDHVAKSKQGAGTSPLAPSIYAQVMYAIEEEMAGTLADFFVRRTGALFFNIQWVQQCKDEVQKLMGEELEWSEEQSEKYRTELENALQDAVKPLNEEVKLTS; this is encoded by the coding sequence ATGAATACTTTTTCAAATAAGCATCGACAAAAGGTAACAGAACAATTAACATGTGAAGAATTTGATGTATTAGTTATTGGCGGGGGGATTACTGGGAGCGGAATTGCACTTGATGCTGCTACAAGGGGGATGAAAACAGCACTTGTTGAAATGCAGGATTTTGCAGCCGGCACTTCTAGCCGCTCGACGAAACTTGTACACGGGGGACTTAGGTATTTAAAACAATTTGAAGTGAAGATGGTGGCAGAAGTGGGGAAAGAACGAGCCGTTGTGTATGAAAATGCTCCTCATGTTACTGTACCAGAATGGATGATGCTGCCTCTTCATAAAAACGGAAATTTTGGTCCGCTTTCGACTTCCATTGGTCTTCGAATATATGATTTTCTGGCTGGAGTAAAGCGAAGCGAACGAAGAAAAATGCTTAACAGAGAAGAAACATTAAAAAAAGCTCCTTTATTAAAAAAAGAAAAGTTGCTTGGCAGCGGATATTACGTGGAATACAGAACAGATGATGCTAGACTAACGATAGAAGCAGCAAAAGAAGCGGTTCAAAACGGTGCTTCTTTAATAAATTATACAAAAGTCACTGATTTTTTATATGAGGACGGCAAAGCAGCCGGTGTAGTGGTAGAGGATCTATGGACAGGTGAGACTTATCAGATAAGAGCACGTAAAATTATTAACGCAGCGGGTCCATGGGTAGACACTTTACGTTCAAAAGATGGAGCTAAACATGGAAAACACCTTCGGTTAACTAAAGGAATTCATTTAGTGTTTGATCAAAGCGTCTTTCCTCTAAATCAGGCTGTTTATTTTGATACACCGGACGGCCGCATGGTATTTGCGATCCCAAGAGATGGAAAGACTTATGCCGGTACGACTGACACAGTATATGAAGGGGATCCTGCCCATCCTAAAATGACAGTAGAGGACCGGCAGTATGTATTAGATTCCATAAACTATATGTTTCCAGATGTCAAAATTTCGGTAGAGGATGTAGAATCGAGCTGGGCTGGACTGCGTCCGCTTATTTATGAAGAAGGAAAGGATCCTTCAGAAATATCCCGAAAAGATGAAGTATGGGAACACGATTCTGGTATTTTGACCATCGCCGGTGGAAAACTTACCGGTTACCGAAAGATGGCAGAAATTGTGGTTGATAAAGTTTCTAAGAAGTTAAAAGAAGAATATGGTATCGTTTATCAACCCTGTCAGACAAAGCAATGGCCGCTTTCTGGAGGGAATGTAGGCGGTTCAAGTAATTTTAAATCATTCGTCGAAGAAAAAATAAAAGCGGGCCTTCAGATTGGGCTGTCTGAACAGGAAGCTGAATCGTTAGCAAAAATGTACGGTTCTAATGTAGATGTCTTATTTGATCATGTGGCAAAAAGCAAACAGGGAGCGGGTACGTCACCTCTTGCCCCTTCTATTTATGCTCAAGTAATGTATGCTATAGAAGAAGAAATGGCAGGAACCCTGGCAGATTTCTTTGTTAGAAGAACGGGAGCTCTGTTTTTTAATATTCAGTGGGTACAGCAATGTAAAGACGAAGTGCAGAAATTGATGGGTGAGGAACTAGAGTGGAGTGAAGAACAAAGCGAAAAATACCGAACAGAACTAGAAAATGCCTTACAGGATGCGGTGAAACCTTTAAATGAAGAGGTTAAATTAACGTCGTAG
- a CDS encoding glycerol-3-phosphate responsive antiterminator, whose product MHFGGQSILPAARSIKEVERLMESDFEYIVLLHTHIGQLSSLVKELKRNHKKVLLHADMVQGLRNDEYAAQFLSQTIRPAGLISTRNNVVAAAKQAGLLAIQRLFLLDSMALETSYRLMQKNKPDYIEVLPGILPARIIHEVQSETGVPLIAGGLIRNKEDVKTAFEGGVVSITTSRSELWKEGKKSKQ is encoded by the coding sequence ATGCATTTTGGAGGACAATCAATCCTGCCTGCAGCCCGTTCGATAAAAGAAGTAGAACGGCTGATGGAAAGTGATTTTGAGTATATTGTTTTACTGCATACTCATATTGGCCAGCTTAGCAGTTTAGTAAAAGAATTGAAACGAAATCATAAAAAAGTACTTTTGCATGCTGATATGGTGCAAGGATTGAGAAACGATGAGTATGCGGCACAATTTCTGTCTCAAACGATCAGGCCCGCGGGTTTGATTTCTACTCGAAATAATGTCGTAGCAGCAGCAAAGCAGGCTGGACTGCTAGCTATACAGCGTTTATTTTTATTAGATTCAATGGCCCTTGAAACGAGTTATCGGCTGATGCAAAAGAATAAACCAGATTATATTGAAGTACTCCCCGGCATTTTACCAGCTCGAATCATACATGAAGTGCAAAGTGAAACAGGAGTTCCTCTTATCGCAGGCGGACTTATACGGAATAAAGAGGATGTAAAAACTGCTTTTGAAGGAGGAGTAGTCAGTATTACAACTTCTCGCAGCGAATTGTGGAAAGAAGGAAAAAAGAGTAAGCAATAG
- a CDS encoding rhodanese-related sulfurtransferase, producing MEKNYRVLLYYKYVPIEDPETLTAEHLEYCKNLGLRGRILIASEGINGTVSGTVAQTNKYMEDLKKDPRFADIEFKIDDAEEHAFKKMHVRHRDEIVSLRLNEDINPNEQTGEYLEPKEFYEAMQQDETIILDARNDYEYDLGHFRGAIRPDINSFRELPDWVKENKDKLEGKQILTYCTGGIRCEKFSGWLKEEGFENVRQLHGGIVTYGKDEEVKGELWDGKCYVFDERISVPINQVDHVVVGRDHFDGEPCERYVNCSNPDCNKQIICSEENEHKYLRGCTHECRVHPRNRYVEEHELSQEEVKERLKQLGKHSLNKHKKSAKLNF from the coding sequence ATGGAAAAAAATTATCGTGTATTACTTTATTACAAGTACGTCCCTATAGAGGACCCTGAAACATTGACTGCAGAGCATTTAGAGTATTGTAAAAACCTCGGGTTAAGAGGCCGGATTTTGATTGCTTCTGAAGGTATTAACGGAACCGTCTCAGGTACGGTGGCGCAGACCAACAAATATATGGAAGATCTGAAAAAAGATCCCCGTTTTGCTGATATAGAATTTAAAATAGATGATGCAGAAGAGCATGCCTTCAAAAAAATGCACGTCCGTCATCGTGACGAAATTGTTTCGTTACGGCTTAATGAAGACATTAATCCTAACGAGCAAACCGGAGAGTATTTGGAGCCAAAAGAATTTTATGAAGCAATGCAGCAAGATGAGACTATTATCTTGGATGCCCGTAATGATTATGAATATGATCTTGGCCATTTTCGCGGTGCGATACGCCCTGACATTAACAGCTTCCGCGAACTGCCTGATTGGGTAAAAGAAAACAAAGATAAATTAGAAGGAAAACAAATTTTAACGTACTGCACAGGCGGCATTCGTTGTGAAAAGTTTTCAGGCTGGTTAAAAGAAGAAGGGTTTGAAAATGTTCGTCAACTGCACGGCGGCATTGTCACTTATGGAAAAGATGAAGAAGTAAAAGGGGAACTCTGGGACGGAAAATGCTACGTGTTCGATGAACGTATCAGTGTTCCTATAAACCAAGTCGATCATGTCGTAGTCGGCCGCGATCATTTTGACGGAGAACCGTGTGAACGTTACGTCAATTGCTCAAACCCTGATTGTAACAAGCAAATTATTTGTTCAGAGGAAAATGAGCATAAATACTTGCGCGGCTGCACCCATGAATGCCGAGTTCATCCAAGAAACCGCTATGTAGAAGAACATGAACTTTCCCAAGAAGAAGTCAAAGAACGTTTGAAGCAGCTTGGGAAGCATTCCCTCAACAAGCATAAGAAAAGTGCCAAATTAAATTTCTAA
- a CDS encoding MIP/aquaporin family protein, with protein sequence MSPFIGELIGTMILIIFGGGVVAGVVLKGSKAEGAGWVVITIGWGLAVTMGVYAVGNFSGAHINPAVTLGLAASGDFPWSDVPYYITAQMIGAFIGACIVFFHYLAQWRKTEDQGAKLAVFSTDPAVRSYSANLVSEIIGTFILVLGLAFIGANEFTEGLNPLIVGLLIVAIGMSLGGTTGYAINPARDLGPRIAHFLLPIPGKGTSDWKYAWVPIVGPLIGGIYGGMFHKAVFLGEIGSMFWPMSVFIIILFIYAQMQNAREYNEANVINQKEHINAEKSV encoded by the coding sequence ATGTCGCCCTTTATTGGTGAGCTGATTGGAACGATGATTCTAATCATTTTCGGAGGCGGAGTTGTTGCCGGTGTTGTTTTAAAAGGGTCCAAGGCAGAAGGTGCAGGATGGGTTGTTATAACAATAGGCTGGGGTCTTGCCGTTACAATGGGAGTATATGCTGTAGGTAATTTTAGCGGAGCGCATATTAACCCGGCAGTAACACTTGGCTTAGCAGCTTCCGGTGATTTTCCATGGTCTGATGTGCCCTATTATATTACCGCACAAATGATAGGAGCTTTTATTGGTGCATGCATTGTTTTTTTCCACTATTTAGCTCAGTGGAGAAAAACAGAAGATCAAGGAGCAAAATTAGCAGTATTCTCTACCGATCCTGCTGTGAGAAGTTATTCGGCGAATCTTGTAAGTGAAATAATAGGAACGTTTATTCTTGTACTTGGACTAGCATTTATCGGTGCAAATGAATTTACAGAAGGATTGAATCCGTTAATTGTCGGGCTGTTAATCGTTGCTATCGGGATGTCGCTTGGAGGTACGACTGGATATGCTATTAATCCGGCTCGGGACCTTGGGCCGAGAATTGCTCATTTTTTACTTCCAATTCCGGGAAAAGGGACATCGGACTGGAAATATGCGTGGGTGCCGATCGTTGGACCTTTAATTGGAGGTATATACGGGGGAATGTTTCATAAAGCCGTCTTTTTAGGGGAAATAGGATCGATGTTTTGGCCAATGAGTGTTTTTATAATTATTCTTTTCATTTATGCTCAAATGCAAAACGCACGCGAGTATAATGAAGCTAACGTAATAAACCAAAAAGAACACATCAATGCAGAAAAGTCTGTGTAG
- a CDS encoding FAD-binding oxidoreductase, with amino-acid sequence MKEWINELNSFFSANQVLTEPADRYSYSFDGSFGEYLPDAVVQVKTKEEVVHVMKTANRYKVPVTPRGQGTCLSGGPLPVKGGIVLDTSQWPASIDVTPDDLIAVVSPGVLTASINQEVEKYGLTYPPDPSSAHVSTIGGNLAENSGGPRGLKYGVTKDYVIGLELVTPEGEIIKTGGRTIKNVTGFDLTKLVIGSEGTLGVITKATLKLVPKPPAVQTLMAVFDEVELSGKAISKTLTSGILPSKMEFMDQASVQAVENYKPSGLPVDAAALLMIELDGRAEAIKAEVIQVEKIMKELGAKDIVVPKNEEEAAKIWQARKQVSPAIAKIKPTKVSEDATVPRSKIAEMMERLKVIKEKYNIELVVFGHAGDGNLHPNIMCDKRNEEEMIRVEQAVGEIFEAAVELGGTLSGEHGIGTMKAPFMEQELGSAGLDMMKRIKDSWDPNGIMNPGKMFPERDQKLVLRNE; translated from the coding sequence ATGAAGGAATGGATAAATGAATTGAATAGCTTTTTTTCTGCCAATCAAGTGCTGACAGAACCAGCCGATCGATACAGCTATAGTTTTGATGGCTCATTTGGAGAATATCTTCCCGACGCTGTAGTGCAAGTCAAAACAAAAGAAGAGGTTGTCCACGTCATGAAAACAGCAAACCGGTATAAAGTACCGGTAACTCCCAGGGGACAGGGTACCTGTTTAAGCGGCGGACCTCTTCCAGTTAAAGGCGGAATTGTACTGGATACTTCTCAGTGGCCGGCAAGTATTGATGTTACACCGGATGACTTGATTGCAGTAGTGTCTCCAGGAGTATTGACGGCATCTATTAATCAAGAAGTGGAAAAGTATGGGCTTACGTACCCGCCTGATCCAAGCAGTGCCCATGTCTCAACGATTGGAGGCAATCTTGCTGAAAATTCAGGCGGTCCGCGCGGCCTGAAATATGGAGTTACCAAAGATTATGTTATTGGTTTAGAGCTAGTGACACCAGAAGGGGAAATCATAAAAACAGGCGGCAGGACCATTAAAAACGTAACAGGCTTTGACCTGACCAAACTCGTGATTGGGTCAGAAGGGACGCTGGGGGTTATTACCAAAGCTACATTAAAGCTCGTGCCAAAGCCACCTGCAGTTCAAACGTTAATGGCAGTCTTTGATGAGGTAGAGCTTTCTGGCAAAGCCATTTCAAAAACACTGACCTCTGGCATTCTTCCTTCTAAAATGGAATTTATGGATCAAGCCTCGGTACAAGCGGTGGAAAATTACAAGCCATCTGGCCTTCCTGTTGATGCTGCAGCTTTATTAATGATAGAACTTGATGGCCGCGCAGAAGCGATAAAAGCTGAAGTAATTCAGGTGGAGAAAATAATGAAGGAACTTGGTGCAAAAGATATTGTGGTGCCAAAAAATGAAGAAGAAGCAGCAAAGATCTGGCAGGCTAGAAAACAGGTGTCACCAGCTATAGCGAAAATAAAACCGACAAAAGTTTCGGAAGATGCCACTGTCCCGCGCAGCAAAATTGCAGAAATGATGGAAAGACTAAAGGTTATAAAAGAAAAATATAATATTGAACTCGTAGTATTCGGCCATGCCGGGGACGGGAATTTACATCCTAATATCATGTGTGATAAACGTAATGAAGAGGAGATGATAAGAGTTGAACAAGCTGTTGGAGAGATTTTTGAGGCAGCGGTAGAACTGGGCGGAACGTTGTCTGGTGAGCATGGTATCGGTACAATGAAAGCGCCTTTTATGGAACAAGAACTAGGATCAGCAGGACTTGATATGATGAAAAGAATTAAAGACAGCTGGGATCCAAATGGCATCATGAATCCAGGCAAAATGTTTCCGGAACGTGACCAGAAGTTGGTGCTGCGAAATGAATGA
- the glpK gene encoding glycerol kinase GlpK: protein MEKYIMALDQGTTSSRAILFNQGGEIVKVAQKEFTQHFPKPGWVEHDASEIWGSILAVVATALAEADIKPEQIAGIGITNQRETTVVWDKNTGKPVYNAIVWQSRQTADICEELKGQGLNNTFKEKTGLLIDAYFSGTKVKWILDNVDGLREKAERGDLLFGTIDTWLIWKLSGGEVHVTDYSNASRTLMYNIHELKWDEELLDILGVPKNMLPEVRPSSEVYANTAGYHFFGENIPIAGAAGDQQSALFGQACFEKGMAKNTYGTGCFMLMNTGQEAIVSDHGLLTTLAWGIDGKVDYALEGSIFVAGSAIQWLRDGLRMFHDAADSEKYANRVSSTDGAYVVPAFVGLGTPYWDSDVRGAVFGITRGTEKEHFVRATLESLAYQSKDVLDAMIADSNIDLKTLRVDGGAVKNNFLMQFQGDLLNVPVERPVVNETTALGAAYLAGLAVGYWKDRAEIATQWKVEKTFSPQMGDEQRKKLYNGWKKAVKAAMVFK from the coding sequence ATGGAAAAGTATATTATGGCTCTGGATCAAGGAACGACAAGCTCTCGGGCAATTCTTTTTAATCAGGGTGGAGAGATTGTGAAAGTTGCACAAAAGGAATTTACGCAGCATTTTCCTAAACCAGGCTGGGTAGAGCATGATGCGAGTGAAATTTGGGGGAGCATTTTAGCAGTTGTTGCGACCGCCCTGGCTGAAGCTGATATTAAACCGGAACAAATTGCTGGCATCGGAATAACCAATCAACGTGAAACGACAGTGGTTTGGGATAAAAATACAGGGAAGCCCGTTTATAACGCGATTGTCTGGCAGTCGAGACAAACGGCAGATATTTGCGAAGAATTAAAAGGTCAGGGGCTGAATAATACATTTAAAGAGAAAACGGGACTTCTTATTGATGCTTACTTTTCCGGTACCAAAGTGAAATGGATATTAGATAATGTGGATGGGCTCCGTGAAAAAGCAGAGCGCGGTGACCTGCTTTTTGGCACAATCGATACGTGGTTGATATGGAAGCTGTCCGGAGGAGAAGTTCATGTTACAGACTATTCGAATGCTTCTAGAACACTGATGTATAACATACATGAATTAAAGTGGGATGAAGAGCTATTAGACATTTTAGGTGTTCCAAAAAACATGCTTCCTGAAGTGCGTCCTTCTTCTGAAGTGTATGCGAACACAGCAGGATATCACTTTTTTGGAGAAAATATTCCGATTGCTGGGGCTGCAGGTGATCAGCAGTCTGCCTTGTTTGGGCAGGCATGTTTTGAAAAAGGGATGGCTAAAAACACATACGGTACAGGCTGCTTTATGCTGATGAACACTGGCCAGGAAGCAATTGTTTCAGACCATGGACTGCTCACAACATTAGCTTGGGGTATAGATGGGAAAGTTGACTATGCCCTTGAAGGAAGTATTTTTGTCGCCGGCTCAGCAATCCAATGGCTGCGCGATGGCCTGCGAATGTTTCATGATGCAGCTGATTCTGAGAAATATGCCAATCGGGTTTCTTCGACAGATGGGGCATATGTAGTTCCTGCATTTGTAGGGCTGGGAACGCCTTATTGGGATTCAGATGTTCGCGGAGCTGTTTTTGGGATTACTCGTGGTACAGAGAAAGAACACTTTGTCAGAGCAACGCTTGAGTCATTGGCATATCAGTCAAAAGATGTGCTCGATGCAATGATTGCTGATTCCAACATCGATTTAAAGACGCTCCGTGTCGATGGCGGTGCGGTCAAAAATAATTTTCTCATGCAATTTCAAGGAGATTTATTAAATGTGCCGGTAGAACGGCCGGTAGTTAATGAAACAACTGCTCTAGGTGCCGCTTATTTGGCAGGTTTAGCCGTTGGCTATTGGAAAGATCGAGCGGAAATTGCAACTCAATGGAAAGTAGAAAAAACATTTTCGCCTCAAATGGGTGACGAACAGCGAAAAAAATTGTATAATGGATGGAAGAAGGCAGTTAAAGCTGCTATGGTATTTAAATAA
- the lhgO gene encoding L-2-hydroxyglutarate oxidase codes for MYDYAIIGGGIVGLSAGYALTRRQPGCSILVIEKESNWSAHQTGHNSGVIHSGIYYKPGSYKARFARAGNKSIVSFCQKHNIEHDICGKVIVAANDMERPLLNNLYQRGLDNELRVQKLSKEELKEKEPYVAGVEAIHVPAAGIVNFKKAAETFASLIEESGGDLRLNTEVQKITEKTESTFIETNRGTFEAKILINCAGLHSDRIAKMAGYHTDMKIIPFRGEYFKLKKEKRHLVNNLVYPVPNPDFPFLGVHFTRMINGEVEAGPNAVLGFKREGYRKTDFHAKDFMEVMKYSGFWKLARKYAKEGTNEMIRSLSKKKFVQSMQKLIPDITGEDVEPGPAGVRAQALKADGSLVDDFHVIQGKRSLHVCNAPSPAATASIPIGEEIAARILD; via the coding sequence ATGTACGATTACGCCATTATCGGAGGAGGAATTGTTGGTCTTTCTGCAGGTTATGCACTTACACGGCGTCAACCGGGATGCTCTATTTTAGTTATCGAAAAAGAATCCAATTGGTCAGCACACCAAACCGGCCACAACAGCGGAGTCATTCATTCTGGTATTTATTATAAGCCTGGCAGCTATAAAGCTAGATTTGCTAGAGCCGGAAACAAATCTATCGTTTCTTTTTGTCAAAAACATAACATTGAACATGACATTTGCGGAAAAGTCATTGTAGCAGCAAACGATATGGAACGACCTTTATTGAACAACCTTTATCAACGCGGATTGGACAATGAATTGCGGGTTCAAAAGTTATCAAAAGAAGAGTTAAAGGAAAAAGAACCTTATGTGGCTGGAGTAGAAGCCATTCATGTACCAGCCGCAGGGATTGTTAATTTCAAGAAGGCAGCTGAAACGTTTGCTTCTCTTATTGAAGAAAGCGGCGGAGATTTGCGCCTTAACACAGAAGTTCAGAAAATTACTGAAAAAACCGAAAGTACGTTTATCGAGACGAACCGCGGCACTTTTGAGGCAAAAATACTCATTAACTGTGCAGGGTTACATAGTGATCGTATCGCAAAAATGGCGGGATACCATACAGACATGAAGATTATCCCGTTTCGCGGGGAATATTTTAAGCTGAAAAAAGAAAAACGACACCTCGTTAATAACCTGGTGTATCCCGTACCTAACCCTGATTTTCCTTTTTTAGGGGTTCATTTTACACGAATGATAAATGGTGAAGTAGAAGCAGGGCCTAATGCTGTCCTAGGTTTCAAACGCGAAGGGTACCGCAAAACAGATTTTCATGCTAAAGACTTCATGGAAGTCATGAAATACAGCGGTTTCTGGAAGCTGGCAAGAAAGTATGCAAAAGAAGGAACGAATGAAATGATCCGCTCCCTCAGCAAAAAAAAATTTGTTCAAAGTATGCAAAAACTCATTCCTGACATTACCGGAGAAGATGTAGAGCCAGGGCCCGCTGGAGTACGAGCACAAGCTTTGAAAGCAGATGGCAGTTTAGTAGATGATTTTCATGTTATCCAGGGTAAACGAAGCCTTCATGTCTGTAATGCTCCGTCTCCAGCTGCAACGGCTTCTATCCCAATTGGAGAAGAAATCGCAGCCCGCATTCTTGATTAA